From a region of the Deltaproteobacteria bacterium genome:
- a CDS encoding 2-isopropylmalate synthase (catalyzes the formation of 2-isopropylmalate from acetyl-CoA and 2-oxoisovalerate in leucine biosynthesis) has translation MNDRIFIFDTTLRDGEQSPGATMNMREKIRLARQLESLGVDVIEAGFPAASQGDFESVKAIAESVTE, from the coding sequence ATGAACGACAGAATCTTCATCTTCGACACCACCTTGAGAGACGGCGAACAGTCTCCCGGAGCGACCATGAACATGCGGGAAAAAATCCGTTTGGCCCGCCAACTCGAAAGCCTGGGCGTGGATGTCATCGAAGCCGGCTTCCCGGCCGCCAGTCAGGGCGATTTCGAGTCCGTCAAGGCCATCGCCGAATCGGTGACCGAAT